A single window of [Clostridium] hylemonae DSM 15053 DNA harbors:
- a CDS encoding peptidoglycan D,D-transpeptidase FtsI family protein: MGKQTRNVFKRKFSKLMQKKLVMLFVAIVLAFGVLVGRITYINAASGDRYTKVVLDQQQYDSRTIPFRRGDIVDRNGTKIATSERVYNVILDVKVVTSKDDYVEPTIEVLKDCFGIEEEDVRKLIKDNPGSRYNILKKGIDYEKAKEFEKIDTDEKKYPDVKGIWLEEDYVRKYPYKTLASDVVGFTVDGNVGSNGIEASYNSILNGTDGREYGYFDDEASVERTVKEAEDGSTVVSTIDLQVQSIVEKHILEFNEKHKNEASEGEGSKNTAVIVMNPQNGEIIAEASYPNFDLNSPRDLTNYYSEESIDAMTDEEKLDKLNALWNNFCVSDTYEPGSTFKPFTISAGLETGILTGNESYTCGGMLHVGDHDIHCSNRDGHGTQTLKQSLENSCNVALMQIGAALGNEEFCKYQELFGFGTPTGIDLPGEETGLLYEPKNMDPASLATNAFGQNFNVTMTQMVSAFSSLINGGDYYKPHVVKQIQDENGNVTENKDPVLVKRTVSKETSELIKDYMLGVVQEGTGSSAAVEGYDIGGKTGTAEKQPRGNGKYLVSFIGYAPQDNPEVVVYVVVDEPNVASQASSSYATEMASKIMAEIFPYLGVTKAAAEAE, from the coding sequence GCGACAGGTACACGAAGGTAGTGCTGGACCAGCAGCAGTACGACAGCCGGACGATCCCGTTCAGGCGGGGAGATATCGTAGACCGGAACGGGACAAAGATTGCTACGAGTGAGCGTGTGTACAATGTCATTCTGGACGTAAAAGTGGTGACGAGCAAAGATGACTATGTAGAACCGACAATTGAAGTGCTCAAAGACTGCTTCGGAATCGAGGAGGAAGACGTCAGAAAACTGATAAAAGACAATCCGGGGAGCCGGTACAACATTCTGAAAAAAGGGATCGATTATGAGAAAGCAAAAGAGTTTGAAAAGATAGATACGGATGAAAAGAAATATCCGGACGTAAAAGGCATATGGCTGGAAGAAGACTATGTCAGAAAATATCCGTACAAAACACTTGCAAGCGATGTAGTCGGATTCACCGTTGACGGCAATGTGGGAAGCAACGGAATCGAGGCTTCGTACAATTCCATACTGAATGGCACTGACGGCAGGGAATACGGATATTTTGACGATGAAGCAAGCGTAGAGCGCACGGTAAAAGAGGCGGAAGACGGAAGCACGGTCGTATCGACCATTGACCTGCAGGTGCAGAGCATAGTGGAAAAGCATATCCTTGAGTTTAATGAAAAGCATAAAAATGAGGCATCAGAGGGAGAGGGAAGCAAAAACACGGCGGTCATTGTCATGAATCCGCAGAATGGAGAGATCATCGCAGAGGCGTCTTATCCGAATTTTGATCTGAACAGCCCGCGGGACCTGACAAACTATTACTCGGAAGAGTCCATAGACGCCATGACAGATGAAGAGAAACTGGACAAGCTGAACGCTCTGTGGAATAACTTCTGCGTAAGCGACACGTATGAACCCGGTTCTACTTTTAAGCCGTTCACAATATCTGCCGGTCTCGAGACAGGAATCCTTACGGGAAATGAAAGTTATACGTGCGGCGGTATGCTCCATGTGGGAGACCATGACATTCACTGCAGCAACCGTGACGGACACGGCACACAGACGCTGAAACAGTCACTTGAGAATTCGTGTAACGTGGCGCTCATGCAGATAGGCGCCGCGCTGGGAAATGAAGAATTCTGCAAATACCAGGAACTCTTTGGTTTCGGGACGCCCACAGGCATAGACCTTCCGGGCGAGGAGACCGGACTGTTGTATGAGCCTAAAAATATGGACCCGGCCAGTCTGGCGACAAATGCGTTCGGGCAGAACTTCAATGTGACCATGACACAGATGGTATCCGCGTTCTCTTCACTGATCAACGGCGGAGACTACTATAAGCCTCACGTAGTAAAACAGATCCAGGATGAAAACGGCAATGTCACAGAGAATAAAGACCCGGTACTCGTAAAACGCACCGTATCAAAAGAGACGAGCGAGCTGATCAAAGACTATATGCTCGGAGTCGTGCAGGAAGGCACCGGAAGCTCGGCGGCCGTTGAGGGCTATGACATAGGCGGTAAGACAGGAACGGCGGAGAAGCAGCCCCGAGGCAACGGAAAATATCTCGTATCTTTTATCGGATACGCGCCTCAGGATAATCCGGAAGTCGTTGTATATGTCGTTGTGGACGAACCGAACGTTGCGTCGCAGGCAAGCAGCTCCTACGCGACGGAGATGGCGTCCAAAATAATGGCTGAAATATTCCCGTATCTCGGCGTCACAAAGGCGGCGGCAGAAGCAGAATAG
- a CDS encoding peptidoglycan D,D-transpeptidase FtsI family protein, translating into MKNKTYNKKKIFVVFICASVIILGLVGRLVYLMVFDAEYYQEKAESLHERERDIKAARGEIVDAGGTVLATNKTVCTISVVHSQLKDPEGVIAALCAELDMDEDTVRKKVEKVSSMERIKTNVEKATGDRIRELELDGVKVDEDFKRYYPYNELASKVLGFTGGDNQGIIGLEVKYEEYLKGINGKILTTTDARGVELEGVAEDRMEPVPGNTLQVSLDYNIQMYAQQMAEKVMEEKQADKVSILLMNPQNGEIIAMVNVPEFNLNDPFTLNTKEDTGAMSAEEKQDALNQMWRNGCINDTYEPGSTFKIITASACLEEGVVSLNDNFSCPGYRVVEDRKIRCHKVGGHGSETFVQGIQNSCNPVFIDIGLRLGVDKFYEYFNQFGLMGMTGVDLPGEAGTIMHKKSNVGMVELATMAFGQSFQITPMQMATTVSSLVNGGTRVTPHFGVKVLDSKGKEVETFKYKKEKNIVSKETSETMQMLLESVVSEGSGKNAYVEGYHIGGKTATSQTLPRSANKYISSFIGFAPADDPQVLGMCVIYNPQGVYYGGTIAAPVIRDVFENILPYLGIEKE; encoded by the coding sequence GTGAAGAATAAGACCTATAATAAAAAGAAGATATTTGTAGTATTCATCTGTGCGTCGGTCATCATACTGGGACTTGTGGGAAGACTTGTGTATCTCATGGTGTTTGATGCCGAATACTATCAGGAGAAAGCCGAATCACTTCACGAGCGCGAGCGGGATATCAAGGCGGCCAGAGGAGAGATCGTCGATGCCGGCGGAACGGTCCTTGCGACAAACAAGACCGTATGTACGATCTCGGTCGTGCACAGCCAGCTGAAGGATCCGGAAGGAGTGATAGCGGCCCTTTGTGCAGAGCTCGATATGGACGAGGATACGGTGCGCAAGAAGGTAGAGAAAGTCTCATCTATGGAGCGTATCAAGACAAATGTAGAGAAGGCGACAGGAGACCGTATCCGGGAACTGGAGCTGGACGGCGTGAAAGTAGACGAAGATTTTAAACGTTACTATCCATACAATGAGCTGGCGTCCAAGGTGCTTGGATTTACAGGAGGGGATAATCAGGGAATCATCGGACTTGAAGTAAAATATGAGGAATATCTGAAAGGAATCAACGGAAAGATACTTACGACGACAGATGCCAGAGGCGTGGAGCTGGAAGGCGTGGCGGAGGATCGGATGGAACCTGTGCCGGGGAACACACTGCAGGTGAGTCTGGATTATAATATACAGATGTATGCCCAGCAGATGGCAGAAAAAGTCATGGAAGAAAAGCAGGCGGACAAAGTGTCGATCCTTCTCATGAATCCGCAGAACGGCGAGATCATCGCCATGGTAAATGTACCGGAGTTCAACCTGAACGACCCGTTTACGCTCAATACAAAAGAAGACACGGGTGCAATGTCCGCGGAAGAAAAACAGGATGCGCTGAATCAGATGTGGCGCAACGGCTGTATCAACGACACATATGAGCCGGGATCCACCTTCAAGATCATCACAGCCTCCGCCTGCCTGGAGGAAGGTGTCGTATCGCTGAACGACAATTTCAGCTGTCCCGGCTATCGGGTGGTGGAAGACAGAAAAATACGGTGCCACAAAGTGGGAGGCCACGGTTCAGAGACTTTCGTGCAGGGCATACAGAATTCCTGCAACCCGGTATTTATCGATATCGGACTGAGACTCGGTGTAGATAAGTTTTATGAGTATTTTAACCAGTTCGGACTTATGGGAATGACAGGGGTGGACCTGCCGGGAGAAGCCGGAACGATCATGCATAAGAAGAGCAACGTAGGAATGGTAGAGCTTGCTACCATGGCGTTCGGACAGTCGTTCCAGATCACACCGATGCAGATGGCGACTACGGTCAGTTCGCTTGTCAACGGAGGAACGAGAGTCACGCCCCACTTCGGCGTCAAAGTGCTGGACTCAAAAGGAAAAGAAGTGGAGACGTTCAAGTACAAAAAGGAAAAGAATATCGTATCAAAAGAGACGTCAGAGACGATGCAGATGCTGCTGGAAAGCGTAGTCTCCGAAGGGTCGGGAAAGAATGCCTATGTGGAAGGATATCACATCGGGGGAAAGACAGCTACGTCCCAGACACTGCCGAGAAGCGCTAACAAATATATCTCGTCTTTTATCGGGTTCGCGCCGGCGGACGATCCGCAGGTGCTCGGGATGTGCGTCATATACAATCCTCAGGGTGTTTATTACGGCGGTACGATCGCAGCGCCGGTAATACGGGACGTTTTTGAGAATATATTGCCCTATCTTGGCATTGAAAAAGAGTAG